The following proteins are co-located in the Noviherbaspirillum sp. UKPF54 genome:
- a CDS encoding methyl-accepting chemotaxis protein, translating into MIFANLKIGARLGAGFSVVLLLLIATAALGLSRLAQVQQRMEEITGVNDEERDLVAEMRVTVDDRMIALRNLALLKDAEDMKPEVERIKLQAERYARAEKKLTGMFSDRSGTTERQKALLSAIAAENAAAAPVMAKAVDLGLANNAEEATRVLIKELRPVQRRWINALSELATAEEKLNLQAVADSQAAYVNARTLMLGISALAVLAGAVIAWSITRSITRPINEAVKVAQTVAGGDLGNRIEIRSTDETGQLLQALKEMNDSLVRIVGRVRSGTDTIATASAQIANGNLDLSSRTEEQASSLEETASSLEELTSTVKQNADNARQANHLARSASDVAREGGAVVSQVVDTMGAINESAKKIVDIIAVIDGIAFQTNILALNAAVEAARAGEQGRGFAVVASEVRSLAQRSASAAKEIKVLIGDSVEKVDAGSKLVDHAGKTMQEIVGSIQRVTDIMQEIAAASQEQTSGIDQINQAIAQLDDVTQQNASLVEQAAAAAQSLQDQARDLTQVVSAFQLGDLAGSRKAEPAGAPALTRQPGKIAHEPAGRMVRAGQLAGAGAGWEEF; encoded by the coding sequence ATGATCTTCGCAAACTTGAAAATTGGTGCGCGTCTTGGCGCCGGTTTTTCAGTGGTGCTGCTTTTGTTGATTGCCACCGCCGCACTTGGCCTGAGCCGTCTGGCACAGGTGCAGCAACGCATGGAAGAGATCACCGGTGTCAACGATGAGGAGCGCGACTTGGTGGCCGAGATGCGCGTTACGGTAGATGACAGAATGATTGCCTTGCGCAACCTCGCATTGTTGAAGGATGCGGAAGACATGAAGCCCGAGGTGGAACGCATCAAGCTGCAGGCAGAGCGGTATGCGCGGGCCGAAAAAAAGCTCACCGGGATGTTTTCCGATCGTTCCGGCACCACGGAAAGGCAAAAAGCGCTGTTGAGCGCAATCGCGGCCGAAAACGCCGCCGCCGCTCCCGTGATGGCCAAGGCGGTCGACCTGGGACTGGCCAATAACGCGGAGGAAGCGACAAGAGTGCTGATCAAGGAATTGCGTCCGGTGCAGAGGCGCTGGATTAATGCATTGAGCGAGCTGGCGACGGCCGAGGAAAAGCTCAACCTGCAAGCCGTGGCCGACTCGCAGGCCGCCTATGTGAACGCCCGCACGCTGATGCTGGGGATAAGCGCGCTGGCCGTTCTGGCCGGCGCAGTCATTGCGTGGAGTATCACCAGGAGCATCACGCGCCCGATCAACGAGGCGGTAAAGGTGGCGCAGACGGTCGCCGGCGGCGACCTGGGCAACCGCATTGAGATTCGCTCTACCGACGAAACCGGCCAGCTGCTTCAGGCACTGAAAGAGATGAATGACAGCCTGGTGCGCATCGTGGGACGTGTACGCAGCGGCACCGATACCATCGCGACGGCGTCGGCGCAAATCGCAAACGGAAACCTGGACCTGTCGTCGCGCACCGAAGAGCAGGCAAGCTCGCTGGAGGAAACGGCGTCGTCCCTGGAGGAATTGACTTCCACCGTCAAGCAAAACGCAGACAATGCGCGGCAGGCTAACCATTTGGCGAGATCGGCCTCTGACGTTGCCAGGGAGGGGGGCGCCGTGGTGTCGCAAGTGGTCGATACGATGGGCGCGATCAACGAATCGGCAAAGAAGATCGTCGACATTATTGCCGTGATCGACGGCATCGCTTTCCAGACCAATATCCTGGCCTTGAATGCCGCGGTGGAAGCCGCACGTGCCGGCGAGCAGGGGCGCGGCTTCGCCGTGGTCGCGTCCGAGGTTCGCTCGCTGGCCCAGCGTTCCGCCAGCGCCGCCAAGGAGATCAAGGTCCTGATCGGTGACTCGGTGGAAAAGGTCGACGCCGGCAGCAAGCTGGTGGACCATGCCGGCAAGACCATGCAGGAGATTGTGGGCAGCATCCAGCGCGTCACGGACATCATGCAAGAGATTGCCGCAGCCAGCCAGGAACAAACCAGCGGCATCGATCAAATCAATCAGGCAATCGCGCAGCTCGACGACGTGACGCAGCAGAATGCTTCGCTGGTGGAGCAAGCCGCCGCTGCCGCGCAAAGCCTGCAGGACCAGGCGCGCGATCTGACGCAGGTGGTCAGCGCATTCCAGTTGGGCGATCTTGCAGGGAGCCGGAAAGCAGAACCTGCAGGCGCGCCCGCGCTAACGCGGCAACCGGGGAAAATCGCGCACGAACCCGCAGGGCGCATGGTCCGAGCCGGCCAGCTTGCAGGCGCAGGAGCCGGTTGGGAGGAGTTTTAG
- a CDS encoding EAL domain-containing protein, with protein MYARTIIDLDEVDNEPRRSGCRGCNNGVKLDFDFEYAFQPIVDLATRTVFAHEALVRGPNGESARSVLARVNDTNRYQFDQACRVKAVSTAAHLGMDTFLSINFLPNAVYQPEACIRSTLRAAREYGFPAERIIFEVTEDERVVDRAHLLNIFQKYSSLGFKTAIDDFGAGYAGLNLLSEFQPTILKLDMDLVRNIDAMPARQAIVQGLVYMSRLLGSRVIAEGVETRRERDYLASIGIDLMQGYYFCRPAFKALGEVDPHAWD; from the coding sequence ATGTACGCACGCACAATCATCGATCTTGACGAGGTCGACAACGAGCCTCGCAGGTCCGGTTGCAGGGGCTGCAACAACGGGGTGAAGCTGGACTTCGACTTCGAATACGCATTTCAGCCGATCGTCGATCTCGCCACGCGCACCGTCTTTGCGCATGAAGCCCTGGTGCGCGGGCCTAACGGCGAATCTGCGCGGTCCGTACTGGCCCGGGTCAACGACACGAACCGCTACCAGTTCGATCAGGCTTGCCGCGTCAAGGCTGTTTCGACGGCGGCACACCTTGGGATGGATACGTTTTTATCCATCAATTTTCTGCCGAACGCCGTGTACCAGCCGGAGGCATGCATACGAAGCACGCTGCGCGCCGCGCGCGAATACGGCTTTCCGGCGGAGCGCATCATCTTCGAAGTGACCGAAGACGAGCGGGTGGTCGATCGGGCGCACTTGCTGAACATATTCCAGAAATACAGCAGCCTTGGATTCAAGACTGCCATCGACGATTTCGGCGCCGGTTACGCGGGATTGAATCTGCTGAGCGAGTTTCAGCCAACGATACTGAAGCTCGATATGGATTTGGTGCGGAACATCGATGCAATGCCCGCGCGACAAGCCATCGTGCAAGGCCTGGTATACATGAGCCGTCTGCTCGGCAGCCGCGTGATTGCCGAAGGCGTCGAAACAAGGAGAGAAAGGGATTATCTGGCGAGCATAGGCATCGACCTGATGCAGGGTTATTATTTTTGCAGGCCTGCGTTCAAGGCGCTCGGCGAGGTTGATCCCCATGCCTGGGATTAG
- a CDS encoding oxidative damage protection protein encodes MARTVHCIKLNKEAEGLDFPPYPGELGKRIYENVSKEAWAGWLKHQTMLVNENRLNLADARARKYLATQMERHFFGEGADQAAGYVPPTE; translated from the coding sequence ATGGCCCGTACGGTCCACTGCATCAAACTGAACAAGGAAGCCGAAGGTCTGGATTTTCCGCCGTACCCGGGCGAACTCGGCAAGCGCATCTACGAAAACGTGTCGAAGGAAGCCTGGGCCGGCTGGCTCAAGCACCAGACCATGCTGGTCAACGAAAACCGCCTGAACCTGGCCGACGCGCGCGCGCGCAAGTACCTGGCCACGCAGATGGAACGCCACTTCTTCGGCGAAGGCGCCGACCAGGCCGCCGGCTACGTGCCGCCGACGGAATAA
- the argA gene encoding amino-acid N-acetyltransferase: MENPIQFVQWLRSVAPYIHAFRGKTFVVAFPGELVMAGALPVLAQDLSLLHALGIKVVIVHGSRPQVEEQLALRNLKAHYHNGLRITDAAAMECVKEAAGELRLDIEAAFSQGLPNTPMAHAAIRIISGNFVTARPLGVIDGVDLEFTGVARKIAYETIHPILSAGALVLLSPLGFSPTGEAFNLTMEDVAVAAATALHADKLIFVSETPLMADAEGRDVRELTAAQANALLKTGQLPADTAFYLQACVKASRGGVPRVHIVPFEMDGSALLEIFTHDGVGTMVSTENLETLREATIEDVGGILKLIEPLEADGTLVKRGRELIEREIDYFSVIEHDGVIFGCAALYPFPAEKMAEMACLTVNPEVQSQGDGERILRHMENRARAAGFKKLFVLTTRTAHWFLKRGFMHATVDDLPKDRQHMYNWQRKSLVLIKQL; the protein is encoded by the coding sequence ATGGAAAATCCAATTCAATTCGTTCAATGGCTGCGCTCGGTTGCGCCGTACATTCACGCTTTTCGCGGCAAGACCTTTGTCGTCGCCTTTCCCGGCGAATTGGTGATGGCTGGCGCGCTGCCGGTGCTAGCGCAGGACTTGTCGCTATTGCACGCACTCGGCATCAAGGTCGTGATCGTGCACGGTTCCCGTCCCCAGGTGGAAGAGCAACTCGCGCTGCGCAACCTGAAGGCGCACTACCACAATGGCCTGCGCATCACCGATGCGGCGGCCATGGAATGCGTGAAAGAGGCGGCTGGCGAATTGCGCCTGGATATCGAAGCCGCGTTCAGCCAGGGCTTGCCGAATACCCCCATGGCACATGCGGCAATCCGTATCATTTCAGGCAACTTCGTGACTGCGCGCCCGCTCGGCGTAATCGACGGCGTCGACCTGGAATTCACTGGCGTCGCGCGCAAGATTGCCTATGAGACCATTCATCCGATCTTAAGTGCCGGCGCGCTGGTGCTGCTGTCGCCGCTCGGTTTTTCGCCGACCGGCGAGGCATTCAACCTGACGATGGAAGACGTGGCGGTCGCCGCCGCGACCGCCTTGCATGCCGACAAGCTGATTTTTGTGAGCGAGACGCCGCTGATGGCGGATGCGGAAGGCCGCGACGTGCGCGAACTGACTGCCGCGCAAGCCAATGCGCTGCTAAAGACCGGCCAGTTGCCGGCCGATACGGCGTTCTACCTGCAAGCCTGCGTGAAGGCTTCGCGCGGCGGCGTGCCGCGGGTGCATATCGTGCCGTTCGAAATGGATGGCTCTGCGCTGCTGGAAATCTTCACCCACGACGGCGTCGGCACCATGGTCAGCACCGAAAACCTGGAAACGCTGCGCGAAGCGACCATTGAAGACGTCGGCGGCATCCTCAAATTGATCGAGCCGCTGGAAGCCGATGGTACGCTCGTCAAGCGCGGACGCGAGCTGATCGAGCGCGAAATCGATTATTTCTCCGTCATCGAGCACGACGGCGTGATCTTCGGCTGTGCCGCGCTGTATCCGTTCCCGGCCGAAAAGATGGCCGAAATGGCGTGCCTGACCGTCAACCCGGAAGTGCAAAGCCAGGGCGACGGCGAGCGGATCCTGCGACACATGGAAAACCGCGCGCGCGCCGCCGGCTTCAAAAAGCTGTTCGTGCTAACGACACGTACCGCGCACTGGTTCCTCAAGCGCGGTTTCATGCACGCGACGGTCGACGATTTGCCGAAAGACCGGCAGCACATGTATAACTGGCAACGAAAATCGCTGGTTTTAATCAAACAGCTTTGA